The sequence GGGATGGCTCATCAAGAGTGCACCAAAGTCCCACTTTAACCATCCTATCTAACTGTTTCTTTTCGACGATTTCATCACCCACAAGTTTGTCCATATCACCGTCCTGAAAACATTGATAAACCCACTGTTCGAGAACAGCTTCATCCTCTGGAAGACTCCAATCCACATTCTTTCGACAACATGTGATCTCCAACAACATAACTCCAAAGCTATAAACATCTGCTTTAACTGTCACCGGCATATTCCGGTGCCATTCTGGTGCTACATATCCCCTCGTCCCTCTAATTCCAGTGAAGGTTTTAGTTTGGTCTGACTTCAGAATTTTTGCCAATCCAAAGTCAGAAACTTTGGGGCACCTGCTTTCATCTATTAGTATATTCTGAGGTTTTATATCACAGTGGATGATCTGAGTGTCGCACTCTTCATGTAGATAAACAATACCCCTTGCAATGTTGCGAGCAATTTCCAACCTTTCAGGGAAGCAAGGTCGTTTTTCAAGTGAGAAGAGTATGTCAGCGAGGGAGCCATTGCTCATGTACTCGTAAACCAGGAGCCTGTGATGTTCATCATGGCAATAGCCGAACAGACGGGCTAGGTTTCTGTGATGTGTTTTCCCAATGACTTTCATCTCATTCTGAAATTCTCTTTCCCCTTCAGCTAGAACTTTCTCCAGTCTCTTGACAGCAACAACCTTCCGAGTACTTGATAGTATCCCTTTATAAACTGTCCCAAATGATCCCCTGccaatttcatccttgaaacCACCAGTAATATTTTCTAGCTCTGCATAAGTGAAAGATCGAGGAGCAAATACCTCATTCATTGCAGTGCCATCATTATTGGGCAACTGTTTATATGCCAGTACATGATATCTGTAAATGATTATTCCGAAAATCGACACCATAGCAAGCCCAAAAGCAACAAATGAACCACTTATTATTAGGATTGTCCTGCCAGTGCCAAGGTTCTTCTTCTCGGTTATAGGCTCTTTTCTGTCCATGGTGGATATGGGTCTGCCCACCTTGACGACAGCCAAGTTCGTACTTCCTAAGTTTCTCCTCCCAAATCTCAAAGGAAGCCTTTGCTTTCTGCAGGACTGCCCATCAGTGAATAATGCTGCTTCACAGTTACAGTCTTCCAAACAGGCTTGCTTACAATTGTCTTTAGTTGTTGATGACAAAACGGAGTATGAAACATCTTCCCACTCAGTATTAGAGAGCTCTTCCATGGTGTATGTGCTACTTCCATTCTTTTCGTTGCAACTTTCAGCTTTGAAATCCCTCTCACAGCCAGAAGTCCAATTTCCCTGGGTAACAAACTCAAATCGAGGAAGACAATTACATTCAGCTTCCTGATCCTTCATAACACAATATCCATTAAGACCGCATAATCCTTTCGGGTCGCACTTGTTGGTTGTGGATGACCACTCATCTGACCAGTTTCCATTCCGTGTCAGATTTCGTGAATATAATCTGAAAATCCCATCAGCATCAAGTTTCATCATATTAATTGTTTCTTTCGTGGGATATCCTCTAGctgtaatgttttttatgttgaaaccTGTGGAATTGAGCAGGTAGAGACGGCCATCCGGATCAAGATTTAGGGTCACGTTATCTCCCTTCCCATcagtaaaagatgaaaaataagaatatgGAGCTGTATCTGGAGTATTAACAGGATACTGCACAAGGTTGCCATCATTTTGCATCTTGAGTCGGTAAATACCAGTTGAGAGGTCAGTTTCTGAAACAGGAGAAAACAGC is a genomic window of Populus alba chromosome 5, ASM523922v2, whole genome shotgun sequence containing:
- the LOC118032631 gene encoding G-type lectin S-receptor-like serine/threonine-protein kinase LECRK3; protein product: MASIIFFLLLALSFTASAQRQTNITLGSSLAPITNSSWLSPSGLYSFGFFRQRDGYSIGVFLSGISLQNVVWAARRDDAPVPSNATLNFTSDGRVVLRSAQGDETPIVSASQPASLASMSDSGNFVLYNSDREIIWQSFDHPTDTLLPTQKLRAGAELFSPVSETDLSTGIYRLKMQNDGNLVQYPVNTPDTAPYSYFSSFTDGKGDNVTLNLDPDGRLYLLNSTGFNIKNITARGYPTKETINMMKLDADGIFRLYSRNLTRNGNWSDEWSSTTNKCDPKGLCGLNGYCVMKDQEAECNCLPRFEFVTQGNWTSGCERDFKAESCNEKNGSSTYTMEELSNTEWEDVSYSVLSSTTKDNCKQACLEDCNCEAALFTDGQSCRKQRLPLRFGRRNLGSTNLAVVKVGRPISTMDRKEPITEKKNLGTGRTILIISGSFVAFGLAMVSIFGIIIYRYHVLAYKQLPNNDGTAMNEVFAPRSFTYAELENITGGFKDEIGRGSFGTVYKGILSSTRKVVAVKRLEKVLAEGEREFQNEMKVIGKTHHRNLARLFGYCHDEHHRLLVYEYMSNGSLADILFSLEKRPCFPERLEIARNIARGIVYLHEECDTQIIHCDIKPQNILIDESRCPKVSDFGLAKILKSDQTKTFTGIRGTRGYVAPEWHRNMPVTVKADVYSFGVMLLEITCCRKNVDWSLPEDEAVLEQWVYQCFQDGDMDKLVGDEIVEKKQLDRMVKVGLWCTLDEPSLRPSMKKVLLMLEGTVEIPIPPNPTSFFTAI